One Festucalex cinctus isolate MCC-2025b chromosome 1, RoL_Fcin_1.0, whole genome shotgun sequence genomic region harbors:
- the LOC144033514 gene encoding uncharacterized protein LOC144033514 produces MIPQSDADHWGSSKIKSDDIRSLSSHDDDDNDDNLHGNDEHAADDRSCHTDDKSCECSHCGKTLSSKGSLKIHLRRHTGEKPFSCLDCGKSFSDKSDLTIHTRRHTGEKPFSCSDCGKSFSRKSHLTLHSRTHTGEKPFSCLDCGKSFSYKSDLTKHTRRHTGEKPFSCLDCGKSFSDKSDLTTHTRRHTGEKPFSCSDCGKSFSRKSHLTLHSRTHTGEKLFACTHCGKSFFRKSHLTTHTRRHTGEKPFSCSDCGKSFASKSNLTTHTRRHTGKKPFSCSDCGKSFPAKPELRSHIRTHTGQKPYSCKKCVKSFASTNSLTAHAKTHTGEKPYSCSDCGKSFSSITNLRKHTRTHGGKEPFSCSVCAKRFSCKKLAERHECAGENSSHL; encoded by the coding sequence atgattccacaaagtgatgcagaccactggggatcatcaaaaataaaaagtgatgacataaggtccctttcttctcatgatgatgatgataatgatgataatttgcatggtaatgatgaacatgctgctgatgataggtcgtgtcacactgacgacaaatcctgcgaatgttctcactgtgggaaaacattgagttcaaaaggaagtttgaaaattcacttgagaagacacactggggaaaaacctttttcttgtttagattgtggcaaaagcttctctgacaagtcagatttaacaatacatacaagaagacacactggggaaaaacctttttcttgttcagattgtggcaaaagcttctctcggaagtcacatttaacattacattcaagaacacacacaggggaaaaacctttttcttgtttagattgtggcaaaagcttctcttacaagtcagatttaacaaaacatacaagaagacacactggggaaaaacctttttcttgtttagattgtggcaaaagcttctctgacaagtcagatttaacaacacatacaagaagacacactggggaaaaacctttttcttgctcagattgtggcaaaagcttctctcggaagtcacatttaacattacattcaagaacacacactggggaaaaactttttgcttgtacccactgtggtaaaagcttctttcggaagtcacatttaacaacacatacaagaagacacactggggaaaaacctttttcttgctcagattgtggcaaaagcttcgcttcgaagtcaaatttaacaacacatacaagaagacacactggcaagaaacctttttcttgctcagactgtggcaaaagcttccctgccaaacctgaattaagaagccacataagaacacacacgggacagaaaccatattcatgcaaaaaatgtgtgaaaagcttcgcttccaccaattctttaacagcacatgcaaaaacacacactggagagaaaccgtattcctgctcagattgtggaaaaagcttctcttccattacaaatttaagaaagcacacaagaacacatggtgggaaggaaccattcagttgcagtgtttgtgctaaaagattctcttgtaaaaagcttgctgagagacacgagtgtgctggtgagaatagcagccatctttga
- the LOC144012066 gene encoding uncharacterized protein LOC144012066 isoform X2: protein MKPPNVKKEEEHPYIEEEEKPVRVKEEEVEDDVTKSPLTFVPLKSEDEDEDGEAELPSSSSTRQHMTTEDIGEKYLRPDEQELKSHVKEEEEEHLYFKEEKNPLCVKKEEVEDDVTKSPMTFAPLKSEDEVKGESEEGRGAEPPNSISTPQNMTPESDAYHWGSSRAKSDDTRSVSSRDDDDDDDDDFDYDDDDDDDDDDDDYDYDLDGNGEHPDGERSCHTDNKSWECSHCGKTMSSKGGLNIHLRRHTGENTFVCTHCGKRFSQRSDLKTHTRTHTGEKPFACTYCGKRFSQQSILTRHTRTHTGEKPFACTNCAKRFARKSHLTAHARTHTGEKPFSCSVCGQGFSHNSDLITHTRRHTGEKPFSCSCCGKSFLHKGYLKRHIRSHTGEKPYSCTDCGRSFSYMSNLRKHTRTHELLCHQQDQEL from the exons atgaagcctccgaatgttaaaaaggaggaagaacatccttacatcgaagaggaagaaaagcccgttcgtgtcaaagaggaggaggttgaggacgatgtcaccaagtcaccactgaccttcgtccctttaaagagtgaagatgaagacgaGGATGGGGAGGCGGAgcttccaagcagcagctcaactcGTCAACACATGACGACAGAAG acattggtgaaaaatatcttcgtcctgacgaacaggaactgaagtctcatgtgaaagaggaggaggaagagcatctttattttaaagaggaaaaaaatcccctttGCGTCAAAaaagaggaggttgaggatgacgtcaccaagtcaccaatgaccttcgcccctttaaagagtgaagatgaagtcaagggtgagagtgaagagggcagaggggcggagcctccaaacagcatctcaactcctcaaaacatgactccagaaagtgatgcataCCATTGGGGATCATCAcgagcaaaaagtgatgacacaaGGTCCGTTTCTTctcgtgatgatgatgatgatgatgatgatgattttgattatgacgatgatgatgacgacgacgacgatgatgatgattatgattatgatctGGATGGTAATGGTGAACACCCTGATGGTGAGAGGTCATGTCACACTGACAACAAATCCTgggaatgttctcactgtgggaaaacaatgAGTTCAAAAGGAGGTTTGAAcattcacttgagaagacacactggagaaaacacTTTTGTTTGTACACACTGTGGCAAAAGGTTTTCTCAGCggtcagatttaaaaacacacacaagaacgcacactggggaaaaacccttTGCTTGCACATACTGTGGAAAAAGGTTTTCTCAGCAGTCAattttaacaagacatacaagaacgcacactggggaaaaaccttttgcttgtACAAACTGTGCCAAAAGGTTCGCgcggaagtcacatttaacagcacatgcaagaacacacactggggaaaaacccttttcttgctcagtttgtggtcaaggCTTCTCTCACAACTCAGATTTaataacacatacaagaagacacactggcgagaaacctttttcttgctcatgctgtggaaaaagtttccttcacaaaggatatttaaaaagacacataagaagccacacgggagagaaaccgtattcctgcacagattgtggaagaagtttctcttacatgtcaaatttacgaaaacacacaagaacacatgagCTGCTTTGCCACCAGCAagaccaggaactttga
- the LOC144012066 gene encoding uncharacterized protein LOC144012066 isoform X1, whose amino-acid sequence MCVRADCQGFALSNCFQNLVMAPAIATFSQGLWAAAEEMFQRASSRAKGTDVAEKYLRPDQEDMKPPNVKKEEEHPYIEEEEKPVRVKEEEVEDDVTKSPLTFVPLKSEDEDEDGEAELPSSSSTRQHMTTEDIGEKYLRPDEQELKSHVKEEEEEHLYFKEEKNPLCVKKEEVEDDVTKSPMTFAPLKSEDEVKGESEEGRGAEPPNSISTPQNMTPESDAYHWGSSRAKSDDTRSVSSRDDDDDDDDDFDYDDDDDDDDDDDDYDYDLDGNGEHPDGERSCHTDNKSWECSHCGKTMSSKGGLNIHLRRHTGENTFVCTHCGKRFSQRSDLKTHTRTHTGEKPFACTYCGKRFSQQSILTRHTRTHTGEKPFACTNCAKRFARKSHLTAHARTHTGEKPFSCSVCGQGFSHNSDLITHTRRHTGEKPFSCSCCGKSFLHKGYLKRHIRSHTGEKPYSCTDCGRSFSYMSNLRKHTRTHELLCHQQDQEL is encoded by the exons ATGTGTGTTCGTGCTGATTGCCAGGGTTTTGCTCTCAGCAACTGCTTTCAGAACCTGGTCATGGCGCCAGCGATAGCGACCTTCAGCCAGGGACTTTGGGCAGCTGCTGAGGAGATGTTCCAAAGAGCCTCCTCCAGAGCAAAGGGGACAG acgtcgctgagaaatatcttcgtcctgaccaagaggacatgaagcctccgaatgttaaaaaggaggaagaacatccttacatcgaagaggaagaaaagcccgttcgtgtcaaagaggaggaggttgaggacgatgtcaccaagtcaccactgaccttcgtccctttaaagagtgaagatgaagacgaGGATGGGGAGGCGGAgcttccaagcagcagctcaactcGTCAACACATGACGACAGAAG acattggtgaaaaatatcttcgtcctgacgaacaggaactgaagtctcatgtgaaagaggaggaggaagagcatctttattttaaagaggaaaaaaatcccctttGCGTCAAAaaagaggaggttgaggatgacgtcaccaagtcaccaatgaccttcgcccctttaaagagtgaagatgaagtcaagggtgagagtgaagagggcagaggggcggagcctccaaacagcatctcaactcctcaaaacatgactccagaaagtgatgcataCCATTGGGGATCATCAcgagcaaaaagtgatgacacaaGGTCCGTTTCTTctcgtgatgatgatgatgatgatgatgatgattttgattatgacgatgatgatgacgacgacgacgatgatgatgattatgattatgatctGGATGGTAATGGTGAACACCCTGATGGTGAGAGGTCATGTCACACTGACAACAAATCCTgggaatgttctcactgtgggaaaacaatgAGTTCAAAAGGAGGTTTGAAcattcacttgagaagacacactggagaaaacacTTTTGTTTGTACACACTGTGGCAAAAGGTTTTCTCAGCggtcagatttaaaaacacacacaagaacgcacactggggaaaaacccttTGCTTGCACATACTGTGGAAAAAGGTTTTCTCAGCAGTCAattttaacaagacatacaagaacgcacactggggaaaaaccttttgcttgtACAAACTGTGCCAAAAGGTTCGCgcggaagtcacatttaacagcacatgcaagaacacacactggggaaaaacccttttcttgctcagtttgtggtcaaggCTTCTCTCACAACTCAGATTTaataacacatacaagaagacacactggcgagaaacctttttcttgctcatgctgtggaaaaagtttccttcacaaaggatatttaaaaagacacataagaagccacacgggagagaaaccgtattcctgcacagattgtggaagaagtttctcttacatgtcaaatttacgaaaacacacaagaacacatgagCTGCTTTGCCACCAGCAagaccaggaactttga